A window of the Planococcus citri chromosome 4, ihPlaCitr1.1, whole genome shotgun sequence genome harbors these coding sequences:
- the LOC135844247 gene encoding protein D3-like isoform X1, translating into MLYILLPLIAITTIIFTNAAVYDYKAVEISGLSGIEPSSEDIMEFHKFLETVNNSAYDQIPIFGYYPEFIQNPMITEFKRGGICPYIIPVPPLKKCWVYWDFCVRANLGNRHRRWYTAFKSPRVTWNGDEDALYTLIMHNPDVPIGNFSFRRWRPWVVGNIPGPCRVDDGFVLYDYNLDFKPIDAFQRHVFLVYKQEKPITFDHRDVYQPRRLQRFNLTKFVYKYKLGNPEFGNFYYSFLN; encoded by the exons ATGTTGTATATTTTATTACCATTAATCGCTATTACCACCATAATTTTCACCAATGCAGCCGTTTACGATTACAAAGCAGTAGAAATAAGTGGACTAAGTGGTATAGAA ccTTCTAGCGAAGATATCATGGAATTTCACAAATTCCTCGAAACTGTTAATAATTCTGCCTACGATCAAATACCTATATTTGGCTACTACcccgaatttattcaaaatccaATGATAACTGAATTCAAAAGAGGAGGTATTTGCCCCTACATTATTCCAGTGCCTCCTTTGAAAAAGTGCTGG GTTTATTGGGACTTTTGCGTTCGAGCCAATTTGGGAAATCGGCACAGAAGATGGTATACAGCGTTTAAATCTCCTCGAGTGACGTGGAACGGAGACGAGGATGCTCTCTACACGCTAATAATGCACA ATCCGGATGTACCCATTGGTAATTTCTCCTTTAGAAGATGGCGTCCTTGGGTGGTAGGCAATATTCCAGGACCTTGTAGAGTTGACGATGGATTCGTGTTGTATGATTATAATCTAGATTTTAAACCTATCGATGCAT TTCAACGACACGTATTTTTGGTGTATAAACAAGAAAAACCGATTACGTTTGATCATCGAGATGTCTATCA accaAGAAGATTGCAGCGAtttaatttgaccaaatttgtatacaaatatAAACTGGGTAACCCTGAGTTTGGGAACTTCTATTACAGTTTTCTCAACTAA
- the LOC135844247 gene encoding protein D2-like isoform X2, which produces MLYILLPLIAITTIIFTNAAVYDYKAVEISGLSGIEVYWDFCVRANLGNRHRRWYTAFKSPRVTWNGDEDALYTLIMHNPDVPIGNFSFRRWRPWVVGNIPGPCRVDDGFVLYDYNLDFKPIDAFQRHVFLVYKQEKPITFDHRDVYQPRRLQRFNLTKFVYKYKLGNPEFGNFYYSFLN; this is translated from the exons ATGTTGTATATTTTATTACCATTAATCGCTATTACCACCATAATTTTCACCAATGCAGCCGTTTACGATTACAAAGCAGTAGAAATAAGTGGACTAAGTGGTATAGAA GTTTATTGGGACTTTTGCGTTCGAGCCAATTTGGGAAATCGGCACAGAAGATGGTATACAGCGTTTAAATCTCCTCGAGTGACGTGGAACGGAGACGAGGATGCTCTCTACACGCTAATAATGCACA ATCCGGATGTACCCATTGGTAATTTCTCCTTTAGAAGATGGCGTCCTTGGGTGGTAGGCAATATTCCAGGACCTTGTAGAGTTGACGATGGATTCGTGTTGTATGATTATAATCTAGATTTTAAACCTATCGATGCAT TTCAACGACACGTATTTTTGGTGTATAAACAAGAAAAACCGATTACGTTTGATCATCGAGATGTCTATCA accaAGAAGATTGCAGCGAtttaatttgaccaaatttgtatacaaatatAAACTGGGTAACCCTGAGTTTGGGAACTTCTATTACAGTTTTCTCAACTAA
- the LOC135844246 gene encoding putative odorant-binding protein A5: protein MLFGIFCISATLHVCNAIHVVGRPTIKPKTDSEYDEERSMFYHEFDFEEKAVVPHFLPKTPPKRCRMIWEKCEARNGNIVDQSLLTEAPDVVWNGEHGALYTLVLFHTHLYLKMHQDWLPWVVGNIPGPNLYRLGDRLWPYKLHYLKGNPFIHKHIIVIYEQKGFIHFDKEDRYSRAKSHADFNLTEFTSKYDLGMAKFSNFIFSNNFEWDNPEKRFYNAYLDTRDSHAVPTLYGINMEKI from the exons ATGTTGTTCGGAATTTTCTGTATTTCTGCGACACTGCATGTTTGTAATGCTATCCATGtg GTGGGCAGACCAACAATAAAGCCCAAAACAGACTCAGAATATGACGAGGAACGATCCATGTTCTACcacgaatttgattttgaagaaaaagcaGTCGTGCCCCATTTCTTACCGAAAACACCGCCGAAAAGATGTCGA atGATATGGGAAAAATGTGAAGCCAGGAATGGAAATATAGTCGATCAATCGTTGTTAACTGAGGCACCAGATGTGGTATGGAATGGTGAACACGGTGCTTTGTACACATTGGTTCTGTTTC aCACACATCTGTATCTAAAAATGCATCAAGACTGGCTACCTTGGGTAGTTGGTAATATACCAGGACCGAATTTATACAGATTAGGGGATCGTCTTTGGCCATACAAACTCCATTATTTGAAAGGAAATCCAT TTATTCATAAACACATTATTGTGATCTACGAACAAAAAGGATTCATCCATTTCGACAAAGAAGACAGATATTC GCGGGCAAAATCACACGCTGATTTCAATTTGACCGAATTCACCTCTAAATATGATTTAGGAATGGCTAAGTTtagtaatttcattttctccaaTAATTTCGAATGGGATAATCCGGAGAAACGATTCTACAACGCATACCTGGATACGAGGGATTCTCACGCGGTGCCAACACTTTATGGAATTAATATGgagaaaatataa